The proteins below come from a single uncultured Carboxylicivirga sp. genomic window:
- a CDS encoding sodium-dependent transporter, which produces MSIDTRDSFTGKFGVIAAAAGSAVGLGNIWRFPYVVGENGGGAFLLVYILFILAIGIPVMLSELLIGRRAQKNVFGAFKALAPKQPFFIIVGIMGVAAAFMILAFYSVVAGWTLEYTYLAVGNNLLSMSPEKLSSFFKEFSESSTGPVIWMVIFMFLTGAIVIGGVKKGIERYTKILMPILFVIIVVLCVKSASLDGASEGFAFLFKPDFSKVTGKVILEALGQAFFSLSIGMGVIATYGSYIQKKENLFETSVSVSMADTLIAVLAGVAIFPAVFAFGIDPTAGPGLVFETLPRVFANMAGGYFFSVAFFILLVIAALTSSVSLLEVVVAYFAEELGMKRSVATIVATISITVFGLLAVYSSDMFNFFDKTSSNILLPLGGILISIFVGWVLGKLTVKDELSAHGGKVRMTGLLIVILKFVAPIAIGLVFLNGVGII; this is translated from the coding sequence ATGAGTATCGATACAAGAGATAGCTTTACTGGGAAGTTTGGTGTGATCGCTGCAGCGGCAGGTTCGGCTGTTGGATTGGGTAATATTTGGAGGTTTCCATACGTAGTAGGTGAAAATGGAGGAGGAGCCTTTTTGTTAGTTTATATATTATTCATCCTGGCTATTGGAATACCGGTGATGCTATCAGAACTACTTATTGGACGAAGAGCTCAAAAAAATGTTTTTGGTGCTTTTAAAGCCTTAGCACCTAAACAACCATTTTTTATAATTGTTGGAATAATGGGAGTGGCGGCAGCCTTTATGATCCTTGCTTTTTACTCGGTAGTGGCTGGATGGACATTGGAGTATACCTATCTAGCTGTGGGTAATAATTTATTGAGTATGTCTCCCGAAAAATTATCTTCTTTCTTTAAAGAGTTTTCTGAGTCGAGTACAGGTCCTGTTATTTGGATGGTTATTTTTATGTTTTTAACCGGAGCAATTGTAATAGGTGGAGTAAAAAAGGGTATTGAACGATATACTAAAATTTTAATGCCTATTTTATTTGTTATAATAGTTGTATTATGTGTTAAATCAGCATCTTTAGATGGTGCCAGCGAAGGTTTTGCCTTTTTGTTTAAGCCTGATTTTTCAAAAGTAACAGGTAAAGTAATTTTAGAAGCACTTGGTCAGGCTTTTTTCTCATTAAGTATAGGAATGGGAGTTATTGCTACCTATGGCTCATATATTCAGAAAAAAGAGAACTTATTTGAAACTTCAGTTTCTGTTTCTATGGCTGATACGTTAATTGCTGTATTGGCTGGGGTAGCTATTTTTCCTGCTGTTTTTGCTTTTGGTATTGATCCAACAGCTGGACCAGGTTTAGTTTTTGAAACTTTGCCAAGAGTGTTTGCAAATATGGCAGGCGGTTATTTCTTTTCGGTAGCCTTCTTTATATTATTAGTTATTGCTGCATTAACATCTTCTGTTTCTTTGCTTGAAGTTGTGGTTGCTTATTTTGCCGAAGAATTAGGTATGAAACGCAGTGTAGCAACCATTGTTGCGACTATTTCCATTACTGTGTTTGGCCTATTGGCAGTGTATAGTTCAGATATGTTTAACTTCTTTGATAAAACTTCATCTAATATTTTATTGCCATTAGGTGGAATTTTAATTTCTATTTTCGTAGGTTGGGTATTAGGTAAACTAACTGTTAAGGATGAATTGTCGGCTCATGGAGGTAAAGTTCGTATGACTGGCTTATTAATTGTGATTTTGAAATTTGTTGCACCTATTGCTATTGGATTAGTATTTTTAAATGGCGTAGGTATTATATAA
- the fbaA gene encoding class II fructose-bisphosphate aldolase, with protein MGKVLDVVKPGVVTGDDVSKLFAVAKAEGFAMPAVNVVGTDSVNGILEAAKVVNSPVMIQLSNGGAAFFAGKGLKLDGQEAQVLGAISAAKHVHTLAEAYGVPVILHTDHAAKKLLPWIDGLLDASEKHFAETGKPLFSSHMLDLSEEPLEENIEICKKYLTRMSKMGMTLEIELGITGGEEDGVDNSDVDNALLYTQPEEVAFAYEELLKISPNFTIAASFGNVHGVYKPGNVVLKPSILDASQKFIQDKYKTAEKPVNFVFHGGSGSTLEEIREAISYGVIKMNIDTDTQWATWEGVRKFEAENHDYLQGQIGNPDGEDKPNKKYYDPRVWLRAGQVTLVDRLKVAFEDLNCIDRL; from the coding sequence ATGGGAAAAGTTTTAGACGTGGTAAAACCAGGTGTAGTAACTGGCGACGACGTAAGTAAATTGTTTGCAGTAGCAAAAGCTGAAGGATTTGCAATGCCTGCAGTTAATGTTGTAGGAACTGATTCTGTTAATGGTATATTAGAAGCTGCAAAAGTGGTCAATTCACCAGTGATGATTCAGTTATCTAATGGTGGTGCTGCTTTCTTTGCTGGTAAAGGATTAAAACTTGATGGGCAAGAAGCTCAGGTTTTAGGTGCTATTTCAGCCGCAAAACACGTTCATACTTTAGCAGAAGCTTACGGTGTACCTGTTATTTTGCACACCGACCACGCTGCTAAAAAATTATTACCTTGGATTGACGGATTGTTAGATGCAAGTGAAAAACATTTTGCTGAAACAGGTAAGCCTTTATTCAGCTCTCACATGTTAGATCTTTCTGAAGAACCATTGGAAGAAAATATCGAAATCTGTAAAAAGTACTTAACTCGTATGAGTAAAATGGGTATGACTTTAGAGATTGAATTAGGTATCACTGGTGGTGAAGAAGATGGTGTAGATAACTCAGATGTTGACAATGCATTACTTTACACTCAACCAGAAGAAGTTGCTTTTGCATACGAAGAGTTGTTGAAAATTTCTCCAAACTTCACTATTGCTGCTTCATTTGGTAACGTACACGGTGTTTACAAACCAGGTAACGTAGTATTGAAGCCATCTATCTTAGATGCTTCTCAAAAATTCATCCAAGACAAATACAAAACAGCTGAAAAGCCAGTTAACTTTGTATTCCACGGTGGATCAGGTTCTACATTAGAAGAAATTCGTGAAGCAATTAGCTACGGTGTAATTAAAATGAACATCGATACCGATACTCAATGGGCAACTTGGGAAGGTGTTCGTAAATTCGAAGCTGAAAACCACGATTACCTTCAAGGACAAATTGGTAATCCTGATGGAGAGGATAAACCAAATAAAAAATATTATGACCCTCGCGTTTGGTTACGTGCAGGACAGGTTACTTTAGTTGATCGTTTAAAAGTTGCTTTTGAAGATCTTAACTGTATAGATCGTTTATAA
- a CDS encoding class II fructose-bisphosphate aldolase → MAINYKELGLSSTPELFKKAVAGGYAIPAYNFNNLEQMQAIIQACVETKSPVILQVSAGARKYANATLLRNMAKGAVEYAKELGYEIPVVLHLDHGDTFELCKDCIDNGFSSVMIDGSHHSYEENVTLTKKVVEYAHAHGVAVEGELGVLAGVEDDVVAEESTYTRPEEVEDFVKRTGVDSLAISIGTSHGAHKFTPEQCTKNEDGVLVPPPLKFDILEEIEKRIPGFPIVLHGSSSVPQEHVATINEFGGALKAAIGIPEEQLRKAAKSAVCKINIDSDGRLAMTAAIRKVLAENPAEFDPRKYIGPARDLLKDLYMQKNINVLGSADKA, encoded by the coding sequence ATGGCAATTAATTACAAAGAACTAGGGCTTTCAAGTACGCCTGAATTGTTCAAAAAAGCAGTTGCTGGCGGATATGCTATTCCTGCCTACAATTTCAACAACCTTGAGCAAATGCAAGCAATCATCCAGGCTTGTGTTGAAACAAAATCACCAGTTATCTTACAAGTTTCTGCAGGAGCAAGAAAATATGCTAATGCAACCTTGTTAAGAAACATGGCTAAAGGTGCTGTTGAGTATGCTAAAGAATTGGGTTACGAAATTCCTGTTGTTCTTCACCTTGATCATGGTGATACTTTCGAACTTTGTAAAGATTGTATCGACAATGGTTTCTCTTCTGTAATGATTGATGGATCGCACCACTCATACGAGGAAAATGTTACTTTAACGAAAAAGGTGGTTGAATACGCACACGCTCATGGCGTTGCTGTTGAAGGCGAATTAGGTGTATTAGCAGGTGTTGAAGATGATGTTGTTGCTGAAGAATCAACTTACACAAGACCTGAAGAGGTAGAAGATTTTGTTAAGAGAACTGGTGTTGATTCATTAGCTATCTCTATTGGTACGTCTCACGGAGCTCACAAATTTACTCCTGAGCAATGTACTAAAAATGAAGACGGAGTTTTAGTTCCTCCTCCATTGAAATTCGATATCTTAGAAGAAATCGAAAAAAGAATTCCTGGATTCCCTATCGTTCTTCATGGTTCTTCATCAGTACCACAAGAGCACGTTGCTACTATCAACGAGTTTGGTGGAGCATTAAAAGCTGCTATTGGTATTCCTGAAGAGCAATTACGTAAAGCTGCAAAATCAGCTGTATGTAAAATTAACATCGACTCAGATGGTCGTTTAGCAATGACAGCTGCTATTCGTAAAGTATTAGCAGAAAATCCAGCTGAATTCGACCCTCGTAAATACATCGGTCCTGCTCGTGATTTATTAAAAGATCTTTACATGCAGAAAAACATCAACGTATTAGGTTCGGCTGACAAAGCTTAA
- a CDS encoding BamA/TamA family outer membrane protein, with protein sequence MKYLTPAAKAGYKIYKLGVFIFLIFIWGCSTTKYVPEGSYLLNKVEIDNSAKDLSQEELKGYLRQKGNIKILGFWRFHLGLYNLSGRDGNKGFNKWLRRIGEEPVLYDEVLKLKSNEQLGLYLRNKGYFNAQVTDTVIQTSDKKVRVRYSIDPGQRYSLNNVSYRIDDPNLRELVYADTTKSLLKKGKPFDATMHDKERERITRKIRKEGYYDFRKDYIYYWADSTLNNYSVNDSLIITNNRYAIDNDRDTTFNHRKSKIKDVFFIVGYDAQAALEEKETYFQQFDTLTYEGCHILFNKDLHFRADVLINSNYIFPGQFYNEELVSKTQNLLSDIQLFRFINIRFRVAEEEMDEDGNQLLDCLIQLSASKIQSYTFEIEGTNSSGNLGAAGSFKYKHKNIARGGEVLDFGIRTATETQTQVEGGRFNTFEIGTDVSLSIPKFVVPFKIESFRKRYNPRTSISAAYNYQRRPDYTRIIINGRLGYNWRSNPMVTHFLSPFELSLINVPFINSTFYDRIKDTYLLYSYQDQLISSTSYSYIYNDQIVPGERHNWYFQTNVEVAGNVLNGLTNLFNFESDKEYKELLGIRYAQYVKTDVDLRYHFNVNRINSFAYRFFAGVACPYGNSQTMPFVKQYFAGGANSIRAWPVRGLGPGSHKEEVINYYNMTADIKLEFNAEYRFKLFWLLEGALFMDVGNIWDITSTGDEARDANGLFHFNQFYKQLAVGVGTGVRLDFNYFVFRLDMGVKGRDPSLPSGQRWIIGRRALTWDDTAFNFAIGYPF encoded by the coding sequence ATGAAATATTTAACGCCGGCAGCAAAAGCCGGATATAAAATATATAAGCTCGGTGTTTTTATCTTCCTGATTTTTATCTGGGGGTGTAGCACAACTAAATATGTTCCCGAAGGTTCTTACCTGCTAAATAAAGTTGAAATAGATAATTCAGCTAAAGATTTATCGCAAGAAGAATTAAAAGGATATTTACGTCAGAAGGGAAATATTAAAATACTGGGATTTTGGCGATTTCACCTGGGATTGTATAATCTTTCGGGACGCGATGGAAACAAAGGATTCAATAAGTGGTTGCGTCGTATTGGAGAAGAGCCTGTTTTGTACGATGAGGTTTTAAAATTAAAATCGAACGAACAGTTAGGTCTTTATCTCAGGAACAAGGGATATTTTAATGCGCAGGTTACAGACACGGTTATTCAAACATCTGATAAAAAAGTGAGGGTGCGGTATAGCATCGATCCGGGCCAAAGATATAGCTTAAACAATGTTTCGTATCGTATTGATGATCCCAACTTACGAGAGTTGGTTTATGCTGATACTACCAAAAGTTTGCTAAAAAAAGGTAAACCATTTGATGCTACCATGCACGATAAAGAGCGTGAGCGAATTACCCGAAAGATTCGTAAAGAAGGATATTACGATTTTAGAAAAGATTACATTTATTATTGGGCTGATAGTACTTTAAATAATTACAGTGTTAACGATTCATTGATTATTACCAACAACCGATATGCCATCGATAATGATAGAGATACCACTTTTAATCATCGAAAATCAAAGATAAAAGATGTGTTTTTTATTGTGGGGTACGATGCACAGGCGGCTTTGGAGGAGAAGGAAACCTATTTTCAGCAGTTCGATACCTTAACGTACGAAGGTTGCCATATTTTATTTAATAAGGATTTGCATTTTAGAGCCGATGTTTTAATAAACTCGAATTATATATTTCCGGGCCAGTTTTATAACGAAGAATTGGTAAGTAAAACTCAGAATCTTTTGTCCGATATTCAGCTATTTCGTTTTATAAATATTCGTTTTAGAGTAGCCGAAGAAGAAATGGATGAAGATGGAAATCAATTGCTCGATTGTCTTATTCAGTTATCGGCATCGAAAATACAGAGTTATACCTTCGAAATTGAAGGAACCAACTCATCGGGTAATCTAGGGGCTGCAGGAAGTTTTAAATATAAACATAAGAACATTGCCCGTGGTGGCGAAGTGCTCGATTTTGGAATCAGAACAGCCACCGAAACACAAACGCAGGTTGAAGGCGGACGCTTTAATACCTTTGAAATAGGTACTGATGTTTCGTTATCTATTCCAAAATTTGTGGTGCCGTTTAAAATTGAGAGTTTCAGAAAGAGATACAACCCACGTACAAGTATTTCTGCAGCTTATAACTATCAGCGTCGCCCTGATTATACGCGTATTATTATAAATGGTCGATTAGGATATAATTGGAGATCAAACCCGATGGTTACTCATTTTTTATCTCCATTTGAGCTAAGTTTAATTAATGTACCTTTTATCAATTCAACATTTTACGATCGAATAAAAGATACTTATTTATTGTATAGTTATCAGGATCAGTTGATAAGTAGTACTTCGTATTCTTATATCTATAACGATCAGATTGTGCCGGGAGAAAGACATAACTGGTATTTTCAAACCAATGTTGAAGTCGCAGGTAATGTGCTTAACGGATTAACCAATCTCTTTAATTTCGAAAGTGATAAAGAGTATAAAGAATTATTGGGAATCAGATATGCTCAATATGTTAAAACAGATGTTGATTTGCGTTACCATTTTAACGTGAATAGGATAAACTCTTTTGCTTATCGGTTTTTTGCAGGCGTTGCTTGTCCTTATGGAAACTCGCAAACAATGCCATTTGTTAAACAGTATTTTGCAGGAGGTGCTAATAGTATCAGAGCATGGCCTGTTAGAGGCTTGGGGCCCGGTTCGCATAAAGAAGAAGTGATTAATTATTACAATATGACAGCCGATATAAAGCTGGAATTCAATGCTGAGTATCGATTTAAATTGTTTTGGTTGCTCGAAGGAGCTTTATTTATGGATGTAGGTAATATTTGGGACATTACCAGTACAGGAGATGAAGCAAGGGATGCAAATGGTTTGTTTCATTTTAACCAGTTTTATAAGCAACTGGCTGTAGGAGTGGGCACAGGAGTACGTTTGGATTTTAACTACTTCGTATTTCGTTTAGATATGGGTGTTAAAGGAAGAGATCCTTCGCTACCATCGGGCCAAAGATGGATTATAGGTAGAAGAGCTCTTACCTGGGATGATACAGCATTTAATTTTGCTATTGGATATCCGTTCTAA
- a CDS encoding RNA methyltransferase, translated as MLSKNKQKLISSLSRKKTRDQEKLFIAEGHKLVSDLLNTPLHCRFLVATDEWISQNSSLIKVTEVISATENELKKVSSLKSTPPVLALFEQSQTEVNYTQLSSQLVLFLDDVQDPGNLGTIVRMADWFGIENVFCTRGSADIYNSKTVQSTMGAIARVKIHYVDVDEFFDSIGSMEVYGTFLEGSNLYETNLQTNGIIIMGNEGQGISSNVEKYVTCKVNIPNYPPQSVTSESLNVAVATAITCAEFRRRSTY; from the coding sequence ATGCTGAGTAAGAATAAGCAAAAATTAATAAGCTCGCTAAGTCGAAAAAAAACACGTGACCAGGAAAAGTTATTTATTGCCGAAGGACATAAACTGGTATCTGATTTATTAAACACTCCTCTTCATTGTCGTTTTTTGGTGGCTACCGATGAATGGATTAGTCAAAACAGCTCATTAATAAAAGTAACCGAGGTTATCTCAGCAACCGAAAACGAACTTAAAAAAGTATCATCATTAAAAAGCACACCACCTGTACTGGCTCTATTTGAACAAAGCCAAACAGAGGTAAATTATACACAACTATCATCACAGCTAGTTTTGTTTTTAGATGATGTGCAAGATCCCGGCAATTTAGGAACCATAGTTAGAATGGCCGATTGGTTTGGTATCGAAAATGTTTTTTGCACTCGTGGAAGCGCTGACATTTACAATTCCAAAACGGTGCAGTCTACCATGGGTGCCATTGCGCGGGTTAAGATTCATTATGTTGATGTGGATGAGTTTTTTGACTCGATAGGTTCGATGGAAGTTTACGGTACTTTTTTGGAAGGAAGTAATTTATACGAAACCAACTTACAAACCAACGGCATTATTATAATGGGTAACGAAGGCCAGGGCATTAGCTCCAACGTAGAAAAGTACGTAACTTGCAAGGTGAATATTCCCAACTACCCCCCTCAATCAGTAACCAGCGAATCGTTAAATGTTGCAGTTGCAACCGCCATTACTTGTGCTGAGTTCAGAAGACGGAGCACTTACTAA
- a CDS encoding FAD-dependent oxidoreductase, with the protein MKREIVLRLSPKEASDEKYYRPHVAKKLKVAPDKLTFIKVVKRSIDARKRPVVVQLHIEAYANSKPPMPKEISFEYPDVSKADEVIVVGAGPGGYFAALRLIELGLKPIVLERGKGVSERKKDLALLNRNVQVDTDSNYAFGEGGAGTFSDGKLYTRSTKRGDFNKILEVFAYHGASDEILIEAHPHIGTDKLPRVIKGMRESIIKAGGQVLFNTKVTDLLVEDTRVTGVETEAGDKIMARAVILATGHSARDVYYFLHDRAIQLEAKTWAMGVRVEHPQELIDEIQYHSPTGRGNYLPAASYSLSCQIQERGVYSFCMCPGGFIVPAMTDDNEMVVNGMSPSRRDSPFANSGIVVEIRPEDIGEYKNKGVLGGLEFQQELERLAYVNGGNGVVAPAQGLADFVAGKLSFDLPECSYVPGTVASPMHFWLPEHIGKRLQDGFAYFGKRAKGFVTNEAMILGVESRTSSPVRIPRDRTTFQHVQISGLYPCGEGAGYAGGIASSAIDGERCAEKAFEFITGKTLGE; encoded by the coding sequence ATGAAACGCGAAATTGTACTACGTCTGTCTCCCAAGGAGGCATCTGATGAAAAATATTATCGACCGCATGTGGCTAAAAAATTAAAAGTAGCCCCTGATAAACTTACCTTTATAAAAGTAGTGAAGCGATCGATCGATGCTCGTAAGAGGCCGGTTGTAGTGCAGCTACATATTGAGGCATATGCCAATTCCAAGCCTCCAATGCCTAAGGAAATTTCTTTTGAATACCCTGATGTTAGCAAGGCCGATGAGGTTATTGTAGTAGGGGCAGGTCCGGGTGGTTACTTTGCAGCTTTGAGGTTGATAGAGTTGGGTTTAAAACCTATTGTACTTGAGCGAGGCAAGGGAGTTAGCGAACGTAAAAAGGATTTGGCTTTACTTAACCGGAATGTTCAGGTTGATACTGACTCGAACTACGCATTTGGTGAGGGGGGAGCTGGTACTTTTTCGGATGGAAAGCTTTATACCCGCAGTACTAAAAGGGGCGATTTTAATAAAATACTCGAAGTGTTTGCCTATCATGGAGCAAGCGACGAAATTTTAATAGAAGCGCATCCACATATTGGAACCGATAAATTACCCCGTGTCATTAAGGGGATGCGAGAGTCGATTATTAAAGCTGGTGGGCAGGTTTTATTTAATACTAAAGTAACCGATTTATTGGTAGAAGATACCCGGGTTACCGGTGTAGAAACCGAAGCTGGTGATAAAATAATGGCAAGGGCAGTTATTTTGGCAACAGGTCATTCTGCACGAGATGTTTACTATTTTCTGCACGACAGAGCAATTCAGCTCGAAGCCAAAACATGGGCAATGGGCGTTAGGGTTGAGCATCCTCAGGAGTTGATCGATGAAATACAATACCATTCCCCAACAGGAAGAGGAAATTACCTGCCGGCTGCTTCGTACAGTTTATCGTGTCAAATTCAGGAAAGAGGGGTCTATTCTTTCTGTATGTGTCCGGGAGGATTTATTGTACCTGCAATGACCGACGATAATGAAATGGTGGTGAATGGTATGTCGCCTTCGCGCCGCGATTCACCTTTTGCCAATAGTGGTATTGTGGTAGAAATTCGTCCCGAAGATATTGGCGAGTATAAAAACAAGGGAGTACTGGGTGGATTAGAGTTTCAACAAGAATTGGAACGTTTGGCATATGTAAATGGAGGAAACGGAGTTGTTGCACCAGCTCAGGGGCTAGCCGATTTTGTGGCCGGTAAACTTTCGTTTGATTTACCTGAGTGTTCATATGTTCCGGGTACGGTAGCTTCGCCAATGCATTTTTGGTTGCCCGAGCATATTGGTAAACGTCTGCAGGATGGATTCGCTTATTTTGGGAAAAGAGCCAAAGGTTTTGTAACCAACGAAGCAATGATTTTAGGTGTAGAAAGTCGGACTTCATCACCGGTGCGTATTCCACGAGATCGTACTACTTTTCAACATGTACAAATTAGTGGCTTGTATCCATGTGGCGAAGGAGCCGGATATGCTGGAGGTATTGCATCTTCGGCCATAGATGGTGAGCGCTGTGCCGAAAAAGCATTTGAGTTTATAACAGGTAAAACATTGGGCGAATAG
- a CDS encoding porin family protein, with amino-acid sequence MKISGLLLVALFLCMSISGQTNKKIPNLRGFDEDPLHFGFLIGFNTMDFRVYNTGEALGANGETLRADVVNLKPGINIGIVSSYRLRPNLHLRFLPGISFGQRDLVYFAENYPDDEKEKIESRPLQIKSTFLEFPLLVKYSALRMHNAKPYLIGGVNARYDLAKNVQDGLLLTSMDGYLEAGAGFDFYMTFFRLSVELKTSIGFANILNPAGTGNVNDQKYTDALSGLKSRIFHLTFYFE; translated from the coding sequence TTGAAAATTTCTGGATTACTCTTAGTTGCTTTATTTCTATGTATGTCCATATCGGGACAAACCAATAAGAAAATTCCTAATCTCAGAGGATTTGATGAAGATCCTCTTCACTTCGGGTTTTTAATTGGTTTTAATACCATGGATTTTCGTGTCTATAATACCGGAGAAGCATTAGGCGCTAATGGAGAAACCTTGCGTGCCGATGTTGTTAACCTAAAGCCAGGAATTAATATTGGTATTGTTTCGAGTTATCGTTTACGCCCCAACTTGCATCTGCGATTTCTGCCAGGTATTAGTTTCGGGCAGCGCGATTTGGTATATTTTGCTGAGAATTATCCCGATGATGAAAAGGAAAAGATTGAATCGCGACCTTTACAAATTAAGTCAACATTTCTTGAGTTTCCTTTATTGGTAAAATACAGTGCACTTCGAATGCACAATGCAAAGCCTTATTTAATAGGTGGAGTTAATGCTCGTTATGATTTGGCTAAAAATGTACAGGATGGCTTGTTGTTAACTTCGATGGATGGATATTTAGAAGCGGGTGCCGGTTTTGATTTTTATATGACATTTTTCCGTTTATCGGTTGAGCTTAAAACATCCATTGGATTTGCCAATATTCTAAACCCTGCCGGAACGGGGAATGTCAACGATCAAAAATACACCGATGCATTGAGTGGATTAAAATCGCGTATTTTTCATCTTACCTTTTATTTCGAATAA
- the ubiE gene encoding bifunctional demethylmenaquinone methyltransferase/2-methoxy-6-polyprenyl-1,4-benzoquinol methylase UbiE encodes MTVKPYKSETGSKKSQVAGMFNNIASKYDFLNHFLSMGIDKIWRKKAINLLKSIPDPLILDVATGTGDLAIEANKRLDCKVTGVDISVEMLKVAQEKLEKRGLTDRISVQEGDSENLPFETNTYDAVMVAFGVRNFENLDKGLAEMCRVLKPGGKMVVLEFSKPVYFPFKQLYLFYFKYILPWLGGVISKDKAAYTYLPESVLSFPDGENFDNELRLAGMTPIKRYKQTLGIATIYLSEKQQ; translated from the coding sequence ATGACTGTAAAGCCATATAAATCGGAAACTGGCTCGAAAAAAAGCCAGGTTGCCGGCATGTTCAATAATATTGCATCGAAATATGATTTTCTGAACCACTTTCTATCAATGGGTATTGATAAAATTTGGCGAAAGAAAGCTATTAACCTTCTAAAATCTATTCCGGATCCTCTTATTTTGGATGTGGCTACCGGAACCGGAGACTTAGCAATTGAAGCCAATAAAAGGTTGGATTGTAAAGTAACCGGAGTTGATATTTCGGTTGAAATGTTAAAGGTGGCGCAAGAAAAATTAGAGAAGAGAGGATTAACCGATCGGATATCAGTGCAAGAAGGTGATTCGGAGAACTTACCTTTCGAAACCAATACTTATGATGCAGTGATGGTTGCTTTTGGAGTGCGTAATTTCGAAAACCTGGATAAAGGATTGGCGGAAATGTGCCGGGTACTAAAACCTGGTGGTAAAATGGTTGTTCTTGAGTTTTCAAAACCAGTTTATTTTCCGTTTAAACAACTTTACTTGTTTTATTTTAAATATATATTGCCTTGGTTGGGGGGAGTTATCTCTAAAGACAAAGCAGCCTATACTTATTTGCCCGAATCGGTTTTAAGTTTTCCGGATGGTGAGAATTTTGATAATGAGTTAAGACTAGCCGGAATGACGCCAATAAAGCGTTATAAGCAAACATTGGGTATTGCTACCATTTATTTGTCAGAGAAGCAACAATAA
- a CDS encoding redoxin family protein, with the protein MKIVLKGLVAFAIVLAGYVSISWYTDGDDFVKVGDKVPTFELQSVSSDISTANLEGKVVLINFFATWCPPCVKELPHLQNDIWNKYKDNKDFVLLVVGREHSQADLDKFASSKELNLPFYPDPERAVFAKFAKQSIPRNYVIDKKGNIIYSSVGYNEKEFNKLKAVLKEQLK; encoded by the coding sequence ATGAAAATTGTATTAAAAGGGCTTGTGGCTTTTGCCATTGTTTTAGCAGGATATGTATCTATTAGTTGGTACACCGATGGTGATGATTTTGTAAAAGTAGGAGATAAGGTTCCTACATTTGAATTGCAATCTGTTAGCTCAGATATATCAACTGCGAATTTAGAAGGAAAGGTCGTTTTAATCAATTTTTTCGCAACATGGTGTCCTCCTTGTGTAAAAGAGTTACCCCACTTACAAAATGATATTTGGAATAAATACAAAGACAATAAAGATTTTGTATTGTTAGTTGTTGGTAGAGAGCATTCTCAGGCAGATTTAGATAAGTTTGCTAGTAGTAAAGAATTGAATCTACCTTTTTATCCAGATCCTGAAAGAGCCGTATTTGCTAAATTTGCTAAACAAAGTATTCCTCGAAATTATGTGATCGATAAGAAAGGAAATATAATCTACAGTTCGGTGGGGTATAACGAAAAAGAATTTAATAAGTTAAAAGCTGTTCTTAAAGAGCAATTAAAATAA